The genomic interval GGAACTTCGTCAGGTCGCGGACATGATCGGCGAGGTGCCGCTGGACAAACTCCGCCAGCATGTCGATGACGTGTATACTTTTCTGTCGCAGCATCTCATCCCGCACGCCGAGGCCGAAGATCAGGCGCTCTACCCAGTCGTGAGTGCGGCGATGGGAGCGGCGCAAGCCACCGCCACCATGAGTCGCGATCATATTGAGGTGGGACGGCTCACGGAGGAGCTAGCCAGCATCCGGTCGGCGCTGGCGGCAGACGA from Herpetosiphonaceae bacterium carries:
- a CDS encoding hemerythrin domain-containing protein, giving the protein MAPITQPLREEHQALFPHIEELRQVADMIGEVPLDKLRQHVDDVYTFLSQHLIPHAEAEDQALYPVVSAAMGAAQATATMSRDHIEVGRLTEELASIRSALAADEIGDAQAKALRRVLYGLYALVNVHFAKEEEIYLPLLDSRLTAEEARRMFADMEAAAATMKQRAVAG